The following proteins are co-located in the Heteronotia binoei isolate CCM8104 ecotype False Entrance Well chromosome 21, APGP_CSIRO_Hbin_v1, whole genome shotgun sequence genome:
- the CELF1 gene encoding CUGBP Elav-like family member 1 isoform X4, with protein sequence MAAFKLDFLPEMMVDHCSLNANSISKKMNGTLDHPDQPDIDAIKMFVGQVPRSWSEKDLRELFEQYGAVYEINVLRDRSQNPPQSKGCCFVTFYTRKAALEAQNALHNMKILPGMHHPIQMKPADSEKNNAVEDRKLFIGMISKKCNENDIRVMFSPFGQIEECRILRGPDGLSRGCAFVTFTTRAMAQTAIKAMHQAQTMEGCSSPIVVKFADTQKDKEQKRIAQQLQQQMQQISAASVWGNLAGLNTLGPQYLALLQQTAAASSGNLNTLGSLHPMGGLNAMQLQNLAALAAAASAAQNTPSGTTALNSSNSPLSVLTSSGSSPSSSSSSSVNPMASLGALQTLAGATAGLSVGSLAGMAALNGGLGSSGLSNGTGSTMEALSQAYSGIQQYAAAALPTLYNQSLLTQQSIGAAGSQKEGPEGANLFIYHLPQEFGDQDLLQMFMPFGNVVSAKVFIDKQTNLSKCFGFVSYDNPVSAQAAIQSMNGFQIGMKRLKVQLKRSKNDSKPY encoded by the exons ATGGCTGCTTTTAAGTTGGATTTCCTCCCAGAAATGATGGTGGATCATTGCTCTTTGAATGCCAACTCTAT CTCAAAGAAAATGAATGGCACATTGGATCACCCTGATCAACCAGACATTGATGCCATCAAGATGTTTGTGGGTCAAGTCCCTCggagttggtctgagaaggatcTGCGGGAACTATTTGAACAATATGGTGCCGTCTATGAAATTAATGTCCTGCGAGATAGGAGCCAAAACCCTCCTCAGAGTAAAG GGTGCTGTTTTGTTACATTTTATACCCGTAAAGCTGCACTAGAAGCACAGAATGCCCTTCATAACATGAAGATTCTCCCAGGG ATGCACCATCCTATCCAAATGAAGCCAGCTGACAGTGAAAAGAATAATG CAGTGGAAGATAGGAAACTGTTCATTGGGATGATCTCAAAGAAGTGCAATGAAAATGATATCCGAGTGATGTTTTCCCCGTTTGGGCAGATTGAAGAATGCAGAATTTTACGGGGTCCAGATGGCTTAAGCCGAG GTTGTGCTTTTGTGACTTTTACAACAAGAGCTATGGCACAAACAGCAATCAAAGCAATGCATCAAGCACAGACCATGGAG GGGTGCTCTTCTCCCATCGTAGTGAAATTTGCAGATACCCAGAAAGACAAAGAACAGAAAAGAATTGCACAGCAGCTCCAGCAACAGATGCAACAAATCAGTGCTGCCTCCGTTTGGGGAAACCTAGCTGGACTGAACACACTTGGACCCCAGTACTTAGCA CTCCTTCAGCAGACAGCAGCTGCCTCCTCTGGGAATCTGAATACACTGGGCAGCCTCCATCCAATGGGAG GTCTGAATGCAATGCAGTTACAGAACTTAGCTGCATTAGCGGCTGCAGCAAGTGCCGCTCAGAATACGCCAAGTGGTACCACTGCACTCAATTCTTCCAACAGCCCTCTAAGTGTACTCACCAGTTCAG GTTCATCCCCCAGTTCCAGTAGCAGTTCATCTGTCAACCCAATGGCTTCTCTTGGAGCACTGCAAACACTGGCAGGGGCTACTGCAGGTCTCAGTGTTGGCTCTTTAGCAG GAATGGCAGCCTTAAATGGTGGACTGGGCAGTAGTGGCCTTTCAAATGGCACAGGTAGCACAATGGAGGCCCTTTCTCAGGCCTACTCCGGGATTCAGCAATATGCTGCTGCCGCATTGCCCACACTCTACAACCAGAGTCTTTTAACACAGCAGAGTATTGGCGCAGCAGGAAGTCAAAAGGAAG GTCCAGAGGGAGCCAATCTTTTCATCTACCACCTCCCCCAGGAGTTTGGGGACCAAGACCTGCTGCAGATGTTCATGCCTTTTGGGAATGTTGTCTCTGCCAAGGTTTTCATTGACAAGCAGACCAATCTGAGCAAGTGCTTTG GTTTTGTAAGTTACGACAATCCAGTCTCTGCACAGGCTGCCATCCAGTCAATGAATGGATTTCAGATTGGCATGAAGCGACTGAAAGTACAGCTCAAGCGCTCTAAGAATGACAGCAAGCCATACTGA
- the CELF1 gene encoding CUGBP Elav-like family member 1 isoform X1 produces MAAFKLDFLPEMMVDHCSLNANSISKKMNGTLDHPDQPDIDAIKMFVGQVPRSWSEKDLRELFEQYGAVYEINVLRDRSQNPPQSKGCCFVTFYTRKAALEAQNALHNMKILPGMHHPIQMKPADSEKNNAVEDRKLFIGMISKKCNENDIRVMFSPFGQIEECRILRGPDGLSRGCAFVTFTTRAMAQTAIKAMHQAQTMEGCSSPIVVKFADTQKDKEQKRIAQQLQQQMQQISAASVWGNLAGLNTLGPQYLALYLQLLQQTAAASSGNLNTLGSLHPMGGLNAMQLQNLAALAAAASAAQNTPSGTTALNSSNSPLSVLTSSAGSSPSSSSSSSVNPMASLGALQTLAGATAGLSVGSLAGMAALNGGLGSSGLSNGTGSTMEALSQAYSGIQQYAAAALPTLYNQSLLTQQSIGAAGSQKEGPEGANLFIYHLPQEFGDQDLLQMFMPFGNVVSAKVFIDKQTNLSKCFGFVSYDNPVSAQAAIQSMNGFQIGMKRLKVQLKRSKNDSKPY; encoded by the exons ATGGCTGCTTTTAAGTTGGATTTCCTCCCAGAAATGATGGTGGATCATTGCTCTTTGAATGCCAACTCTAT CTCAAAGAAAATGAATGGCACATTGGATCACCCTGATCAACCAGACATTGATGCCATCAAGATGTTTGTGGGTCAAGTCCCTCggagttggtctgagaaggatcTGCGGGAACTATTTGAACAATATGGTGCCGTCTATGAAATTAATGTCCTGCGAGATAGGAGCCAAAACCCTCCTCAGAGTAAAG GGTGCTGTTTTGTTACATTTTATACCCGTAAAGCTGCACTAGAAGCACAGAATGCCCTTCATAACATGAAGATTCTCCCAGGG ATGCACCATCCTATCCAAATGAAGCCAGCTGACAGTGAAAAGAATAATG CAGTGGAAGATAGGAAACTGTTCATTGGGATGATCTCAAAGAAGTGCAATGAAAATGATATCCGAGTGATGTTTTCCCCGTTTGGGCAGATTGAAGAATGCAGAATTTTACGGGGTCCAGATGGCTTAAGCCGAG GTTGTGCTTTTGTGACTTTTACAACAAGAGCTATGGCACAAACAGCAATCAAAGCAATGCATCAAGCACAGACCATGGAG GGGTGCTCTTCTCCCATCGTAGTGAAATTTGCAGATACCCAGAAAGACAAAGAACAGAAAAGAATTGCACAGCAGCTCCAGCAACAGATGCAACAAATCAGTGCTGCCTCCGTTTGGGGAAACCTAGCTGGACTGAACACACTTGGACCCCAGTACTTAGCA CTTTATTTACAGCTCCTTCAGCAGACAGCAGCTGCCTCCTCTGGGAATCTGAATACACTGGGCAGCCTCCATCCAATGGGAG GTCTGAATGCAATGCAGTTACAGAACTTAGCTGCATTAGCGGCTGCAGCAAGTGCCGCTCAGAATACGCCAAGTGGTACCACTGCACTCAATTCTTCCAACAGCCCTCTAAGTGTACTCACCAGTTCAG CAGGTTCATCCCCCAGTTCCAGTAGCAGTTCATCTGTCAACCCAATGGCTTCTCTTGGAGCACTGCAAACACTGGCAGGGGCTACTGCAGGTCTCAGTGTTGGCTCTTTAGCAG GAATGGCAGCCTTAAATGGTGGACTGGGCAGTAGTGGCCTTTCAAATGGCACAGGTAGCACAATGGAGGCCCTTTCTCAGGCCTACTCCGGGATTCAGCAATATGCTGCTGCCGCATTGCCCACACTCTACAACCAGAGTCTTTTAACACAGCAGAGTATTGGCGCAGCAGGAAGTCAAAAGGAAG GTCCAGAGGGAGCCAATCTTTTCATCTACCACCTCCCCCAGGAGTTTGGGGACCAAGACCTGCTGCAGATGTTCATGCCTTTTGGGAATGTTGTCTCTGCCAAGGTTTTCATTGACAAGCAGACCAATCTGAGCAAGTGCTTTG GTTTTGTAAGTTACGACAATCCAGTCTCTGCACAGGCTGCCATCCAGTCAATGAATGGATTTCAGATTGGCATGAAGCGACTGAAAGTACAGCTCAAGCGCTCTAAGAATGACAGCAAGCCATACTGA
- the CELF1 gene encoding CUGBP Elav-like family member 1 isoform X5 produces MNGTLDHPDQPDIDAIKMFVGQVPRSWSEKDLRELFEQYGAVYEINVLRDRSQNPPQSKGCCFVTFYTRKAALEAQNALHNMKILPGMHHPIQMKPADSEKNNAVEDRKLFIGMISKKCNENDIRVMFSPFGQIEECRILRGPDGLSRGCAFVTFTTRAMAQTAIKAMHQAQTMEGCSSPIVVKFADTQKDKEQKRIAQQLQQQMQQISAASVWGNLAGLNTLGPQYLALYLQLLQQTAAASSGNLNTLGSLHPMGGLNAMQLQNLAALAAAASAAQNTPSGTTALNSSNSPLSVLTSSAGSSPSSSSSSSVNPMASLGALQTLAGATAGLSVGSLAGMAALNGGLGSSGLSNGTGSTMEALSQAYSGIQQYAAAALPTLYNQSLLTQQSIGAAGSQKEGPEGANLFIYHLPQEFGDQDLLQMFMPFGNVVSAKVFIDKQTNLSKCFGFVSYDNPVSAQAAIQSMNGFQIGMKRLKVQLKRSKNDSKPY; encoded by the exons ATGAATGGCACATTGGATCACCCTGATCAACCAGACATTGATGCCATCAAGATGTTTGTGGGTCAAGTCCCTCggagttggtctgagaaggatcTGCGGGAACTATTTGAACAATATGGTGCCGTCTATGAAATTAATGTCCTGCGAGATAGGAGCCAAAACCCTCCTCAGAGTAAAG GGTGCTGTTTTGTTACATTTTATACCCGTAAAGCTGCACTAGAAGCACAGAATGCCCTTCATAACATGAAGATTCTCCCAGGG ATGCACCATCCTATCCAAATGAAGCCAGCTGACAGTGAAAAGAATAATG CAGTGGAAGATAGGAAACTGTTCATTGGGATGATCTCAAAGAAGTGCAATGAAAATGATATCCGAGTGATGTTTTCCCCGTTTGGGCAGATTGAAGAATGCAGAATTTTACGGGGTCCAGATGGCTTAAGCCGAG GTTGTGCTTTTGTGACTTTTACAACAAGAGCTATGGCACAAACAGCAATCAAAGCAATGCATCAAGCACAGACCATGGAG GGGTGCTCTTCTCCCATCGTAGTGAAATTTGCAGATACCCAGAAAGACAAAGAACAGAAAAGAATTGCACAGCAGCTCCAGCAACAGATGCAACAAATCAGTGCTGCCTCCGTTTGGGGAAACCTAGCTGGACTGAACACACTTGGACCCCAGTACTTAGCA CTTTATTTACAGCTCCTTCAGCAGACAGCAGCTGCCTCCTCTGGGAATCTGAATACACTGGGCAGCCTCCATCCAATGGGAG GTCTGAATGCAATGCAGTTACAGAACTTAGCTGCATTAGCGGCTGCAGCAAGTGCCGCTCAGAATACGCCAAGTGGTACCACTGCACTCAATTCTTCCAACAGCCCTCTAAGTGTACTCACCAGTTCAG CAGGTTCATCCCCCAGTTCCAGTAGCAGTTCATCTGTCAACCCAATGGCTTCTCTTGGAGCACTGCAAACACTGGCAGGGGCTACTGCAGGTCTCAGTGTTGGCTCTTTAGCAG GAATGGCAGCCTTAAATGGTGGACTGGGCAGTAGTGGCCTTTCAAATGGCACAGGTAGCACAATGGAGGCCCTTTCTCAGGCCTACTCCGGGATTCAGCAATATGCTGCTGCCGCATTGCCCACACTCTACAACCAGAGTCTTTTAACACAGCAGAGTATTGGCGCAGCAGGAAGTCAAAAGGAAG GTCCAGAGGGAGCCAATCTTTTCATCTACCACCTCCCCCAGGAGTTTGGGGACCAAGACCTGCTGCAGATGTTCATGCCTTTTGGGAATGTTGTCTCTGCCAAGGTTTTCATTGACAAGCAGACCAATCTGAGCAAGTGCTTTG GTTTTGTAAGTTACGACAATCCAGTCTCTGCACAGGCTGCCATCCAGTCAATGAATGGATTTCAGATTGGCATGAAGCGACTGAAAGTACAGCTCAAGCGCTCTAAGAATGACAGCAAGCCATACTGA
- the CELF1 gene encoding CUGBP Elav-like family member 1 isoform X2 — translation MAAFKLDFLPEMMVDHCSLNANSISKKMNGTLDHPDQPDIDAIKMFVGQVPRSWSEKDLRELFEQYGAVYEINVLRDRSQNPPQSKGCCFVTFYTRKAALEAQNALHNMKILPGMHHPIQMKPADSEKNNAVEDRKLFIGMISKKCNENDIRVMFSPFGQIEECRILRGPDGLSRGCAFVTFTTRAMAQTAIKAMHQAQTMEGCSSPIVVKFADTQKDKEQKRIAQQLQQQMQQISAASVWGNLAGLNTLGPQYLALYLQLLQQTAAASSGNLNTLGSLHPMGGLNAMQLQNLAALAAAASAAQNTPSGTTALNSSNSPLSVLTSSGSSPSSSSSSSVNPMASLGALQTLAGATAGLSVGSLAGMAALNGGLGSSGLSNGTGSTMEALSQAYSGIQQYAAAALPTLYNQSLLTQQSIGAAGSQKEGPEGANLFIYHLPQEFGDQDLLQMFMPFGNVVSAKVFIDKQTNLSKCFGFVSYDNPVSAQAAIQSMNGFQIGMKRLKVQLKRSKNDSKPY, via the exons ATGGCTGCTTTTAAGTTGGATTTCCTCCCAGAAATGATGGTGGATCATTGCTCTTTGAATGCCAACTCTAT CTCAAAGAAAATGAATGGCACATTGGATCACCCTGATCAACCAGACATTGATGCCATCAAGATGTTTGTGGGTCAAGTCCCTCggagttggtctgagaaggatcTGCGGGAACTATTTGAACAATATGGTGCCGTCTATGAAATTAATGTCCTGCGAGATAGGAGCCAAAACCCTCCTCAGAGTAAAG GGTGCTGTTTTGTTACATTTTATACCCGTAAAGCTGCACTAGAAGCACAGAATGCCCTTCATAACATGAAGATTCTCCCAGGG ATGCACCATCCTATCCAAATGAAGCCAGCTGACAGTGAAAAGAATAATG CAGTGGAAGATAGGAAACTGTTCATTGGGATGATCTCAAAGAAGTGCAATGAAAATGATATCCGAGTGATGTTTTCCCCGTTTGGGCAGATTGAAGAATGCAGAATTTTACGGGGTCCAGATGGCTTAAGCCGAG GTTGTGCTTTTGTGACTTTTACAACAAGAGCTATGGCACAAACAGCAATCAAAGCAATGCATCAAGCACAGACCATGGAG GGGTGCTCTTCTCCCATCGTAGTGAAATTTGCAGATACCCAGAAAGACAAAGAACAGAAAAGAATTGCACAGCAGCTCCAGCAACAGATGCAACAAATCAGTGCTGCCTCCGTTTGGGGAAACCTAGCTGGACTGAACACACTTGGACCCCAGTACTTAGCA CTTTATTTACAGCTCCTTCAGCAGACAGCAGCTGCCTCCTCTGGGAATCTGAATACACTGGGCAGCCTCCATCCAATGGGAG GTCTGAATGCAATGCAGTTACAGAACTTAGCTGCATTAGCGGCTGCAGCAAGTGCCGCTCAGAATACGCCAAGTGGTACCACTGCACTCAATTCTTCCAACAGCCCTCTAAGTGTACTCACCAGTTCAG GTTCATCCCCCAGTTCCAGTAGCAGTTCATCTGTCAACCCAATGGCTTCTCTTGGAGCACTGCAAACACTGGCAGGGGCTACTGCAGGTCTCAGTGTTGGCTCTTTAGCAG GAATGGCAGCCTTAAATGGTGGACTGGGCAGTAGTGGCCTTTCAAATGGCACAGGTAGCACAATGGAGGCCCTTTCTCAGGCCTACTCCGGGATTCAGCAATATGCTGCTGCCGCATTGCCCACACTCTACAACCAGAGTCTTTTAACACAGCAGAGTATTGGCGCAGCAGGAAGTCAAAAGGAAG GTCCAGAGGGAGCCAATCTTTTCATCTACCACCTCCCCCAGGAGTTTGGGGACCAAGACCTGCTGCAGATGTTCATGCCTTTTGGGAATGTTGTCTCTGCCAAGGTTTTCATTGACAAGCAGACCAATCTGAGCAAGTGCTTTG GTTTTGTAAGTTACGACAATCCAGTCTCTGCACAGGCTGCCATCCAGTCAATGAATGGATTTCAGATTGGCATGAAGCGACTGAAAGTACAGCTCAAGCGCTCTAAGAATGACAGCAAGCCATACTGA
- the CELF1 gene encoding CUGBP Elav-like family member 1 isoform X3: MAAFKLDFLPEMMVDHCSLNANSISKKMNGTLDHPDQPDIDAIKMFVGQVPRSWSEKDLRELFEQYGAVYEINVLRDRSQNPPQSKGCCFVTFYTRKAALEAQNALHNMKILPGMHHPIQMKPADSEKNNAVEDRKLFIGMISKKCNENDIRVMFSPFGQIEECRILRGPDGLSRGCAFVTFTTRAMAQTAIKAMHQAQTMEGCSSPIVVKFADTQKDKEQKRIAQQLQQQMQQISAASVWGNLAGLNTLGPQYLALLQQTAAASSGNLNTLGSLHPMGGLNAMQLQNLAALAAAASAAQNTPSGTTALNSSNSPLSVLTSSAGSSPSSSSSSSVNPMASLGALQTLAGATAGLSVGSLAGMAALNGGLGSSGLSNGTGSTMEALSQAYSGIQQYAAAALPTLYNQSLLTQQSIGAAGSQKEGPEGANLFIYHLPQEFGDQDLLQMFMPFGNVVSAKVFIDKQTNLSKCFGFVSYDNPVSAQAAIQSMNGFQIGMKRLKVQLKRSKNDSKPY; this comes from the exons ATGGCTGCTTTTAAGTTGGATTTCCTCCCAGAAATGATGGTGGATCATTGCTCTTTGAATGCCAACTCTAT CTCAAAGAAAATGAATGGCACATTGGATCACCCTGATCAACCAGACATTGATGCCATCAAGATGTTTGTGGGTCAAGTCCCTCggagttggtctgagaaggatcTGCGGGAACTATTTGAACAATATGGTGCCGTCTATGAAATTAATGTCCTGCGAGATAGGAGCCAAAACCCTCCTCAGAGTAAAG GGTGCTGTTTTGTTACATTTTATACCCGTAAAGCTGCACTAGAAGCACAGAATGCCCTTCATAACATGAAGATTCTCCCAGGG ATGCACCATCCTATCCAAATGAAGCCAGCTGACAGTGAAAAGAATAATG CAGTGGAAGATAGGAAACTGTTCATTGGGATGATCTCAAAGAAGTGCAATGAAAATGATATCCGAGTGATGTTTTCCCCGTTTGGGCAGATTGAAGAATGCAGAATTTTACGGGGTCCAGATGGCTTAAGCCGAG GTTGTGCTTTTGTGACTTTTACAACAAGAGCTATGGCACAAACAGCAATCAAAGCAATGCATCAAGCACAGACCATGGAG GGGTGCTCTTCTCCCATCGTAGTGAAATTTGCAGATACCCAGAAAGACAAAGAACAGAAAAGAATTGCACAGCAGCTCCAGCAACAGATGCAACAAATCAGTGCTGCCTCCGTTTGGGGAAACCTAGCTGGACTGAACACACTTGGACCCCAGTACTTAGCA CTCCTTCAGCAGACAGCAGCTGCCTCCTCTGGGAATCTGAATACACTGGGCAGCCTCCATCCAATGGGAG GTCTGAATGCAATGCAGTTACAGAACTTAGCTGCATTAGCGGCTGCAGCAAGTGCCGCTCAGAATACGCCAAGTGGTACCACTGCACTCAATTCTTCCAACAGCCCTCTAAGTGTACTCACCAGTTCAG CAGGTTCATCCCCCAGTTCCAGTAGCAGTTCATCTGTCAACCCAATGGCTTCTCTTGGAGCACTGCAAACACTGGCAGGGGCTACTGCAGGTCTCAGTGTTGGCTCTTTAGCAG GAATGGCAGCCTTAAATGGTGGACTGGGCAGTAGTGGCCTTTCAAATGGCACAGGTAGCACAATGGAGGCCCTTTCTCAGGCCTACTCCGGGATTCAGCAATATGCTGCTGCCGCATTGCCCACACTCTACAACCAGAGTCTTTTAACACAGCAGAGTATTGGCGCAGCAGGAAGTCAAAAGGAAG GTCCAGAGGGAGCCAATCTTTTCATCTACCACCTCCCCCAGGAGTTTGGGGACCAAGACCTGCTGCAGATGTTCATGCCTTTTGGGAATGTTGTCTCTGCCAAGGTTTTCATTGACAAGCAGACCAATCTGAGCAAGTGCTTTG GTTTTGTAAGTTACGACAATCCAGTCTCTGCACAGGCTGCCATCCAGTCAATGAATGGATTTCAGATTGGCATGAAGCGACTGAAAGTACAGCTCAAGCGCTCTAAGAATGACAGCAAGCCATACTGA